The Caloranaerobacter ferrireducens genome contains a region encoding:
- the pepT gene encoding peptidase T, which yields MSKVVERFLKYVKYDTRSNEESTTVPTTNGQMVLAKELARELEEIGLKDVSVDENGYVMATLPANVEGNIPTIGFIAHMDTSPEMPGKNVNPQIVKNYDGKDIILNKEKNIILSPNDYPELRNYIGKDIITTDGNTLLGADDKAGIAEIITAMEYLINHPEIPHGTIRIAFTPDEEVGRGADHFDVKKFNADFAYTIDGGAIGELEYENFNAASAKIYINGINIHPGSAKDKMKNSMLIANEFINMLPETETPAHTQGYEGFYHLISIKGSVEKTELYYIIRDFDRNNFEKRKKLVEEIANKLNNKYGDNTIEIEIKDQYYNMKEKIEEVKHVVDTAIEAMKAVEVTPIVVPIRGGTDGARLSFMGLPTPNIFTGGHNFHGRYEYIPTFAMEKAVEVILKIIEMYAK from the coding sequence ATGTCAAAAGTTGTAGAAAGGTTTTTAAAATATGTAAAGTACGACACAAGATCTAACGAGGAATCTACTACTGTTCCAACTACAAATGGTCAAATGGTTCTTGCTAAAGAACTTGCTAGAGAATTAGAAGAAATAGGCTTAAAAGACGTTTCTGTAGATGAAAATGGTTATGTAATGGCTACACTTCCTGCTAATGTAGAAGGTAACATACCGACTATAGGTTTTATCGCTCATATGGATACAAGCCCAGAAATGCCTGGAAAAAATGTTAATCCTCAAATAGTGAAAAATTATGATGGCAAAGATATTATCCTTAACAAGGAAAAAAATATAATTTTATCTCCTAACGATTATCCTGAATTAAGAAATTACATAGGTAAAGACATCATAACTACCGATGGTAATACACTTCTTGGAGCAGATGATAAAGCTGGAATTGCAGAGATAATTACTGCAATGGAATACTTAATAAATCATCCTGAAATACCACATGGTACTATTCGTATTGCTTTTACTCCTGATGAAGAAGTGGGTAGAGGTGCAGACCATTTTGATGTAAAAAAATTTAATGCTGACTTTGCTTACACAATAGATGGTGGTGCAATAGGAGAGCTTGAATACGAAAATTTCAATGCAGCAAGTGCAAAAATATATATAAATGGTATAAATATACACCCTGGTAGTGCTAAAGATAAAATGAAAAACTCAATGCTTATTGCAAATGAATTTATAAATATGCTTCCTGAAACTGAAACTCCTGCACATACACAAGGATACGAAGGTTTCTATCATCTAATCTCAATAAAAGGAAGCGTTGAAAAAACTGAACTTTATTATATAATCAGAGATTTTGATAGAAATAATTTTGAAAAGAGAAAAAAATTAGTAGAAGAAATTGCTAACAAATTAAATAATAAATACGGTGATAATACTATTGAAATAGAAATAAAAGACCAATATTATAACATGAAAGAAAAAATTGAAGAAGTAAAACATGTTGTGGATACTGCGATTGAGGCAATGAAAGCTGTAGAAGTTACTCCTATAGTTGTACCTATCAGAGGTGGTACAGACGGAGCAAGATTATCATTTATGGGACTTCCTACTCCTAATATCTTTACTGGAGGACATAACTTCCATGGAAGATATGAATATATACCAACATTTGCAATGGAAAAAGCAGTTGAAGTTATTTTAAAAATTATAGAAATGTATGCAAAATAA
- a CDS encoding DNA polymerase Y family protein: MLNKNSKIIMHIDVNSAFLSWQAAYNKQIGIEVDLREIPSVVGGRQETRHGIVLAKSIPAKKFGIKTGESIMEARSKCKDLVVVPPNYGLYIKCHNALISLLQEYSPKISVFSIDECFLDFTGMEEHFGNPIEAAHEIKDRIYRELGFTVNIGISVNKLLAKQASEFQKPNKVHTLFPNEIKDKLWPLPVEELFMVGLKTKKKLNKIGIYTIGDLANSDYNLILSKFKSHGRLIYRYAWGIDYSNIKYTNYIPFKSVGNGSTLSFDVNDRQTAYKILLSLTETTTRRLRQANMQCSVVSIGLKTSEFSYLSHQKKLLSPTNSTNEVYEVTKALFDELWDGSYIRYFNVRLSELISDDITQLTIFDRNDRQKLEKLDRAVDFIRDKYGDKAVMRATFLHSGLKSMVGGFGAEEYPVMTSML; this comes from the coding sequence GTGCTGAATAAAAATTCTAAGATAATTATGCATATTGATGTCAATTCGGCATTTTTATCCTGGCAGGCAGCATATAATAAGCAGATTGGTATAGAGGTAGATTTAAGAGAGATACCGTCAGTAGTAGGAGGTAGACAGGAAACAAGACATGGTATAGTGTTGGCTAAGTCTATACCTGCAAAAAAGTTTGGAATAAAAACCGGTGAAAGTATAATGGAAGCAAGGAGCAAATGTAAGGATTTAGTTGTTGTGCCACCTAATTATGGACTGTATATTAAGTGTCATAATGCGTTGATATCTTTACTCCAGGAATACTCTCCTAAAATTTCAGTATTTAGTATAGATGAGTGTTTTTTAGATTTTACGGGGATGGAAGAGCATTTTGGGAACCCTATAGAGGCTGCACATGAAATAAAGGATAGAATATATAGAGAACTTGGTTTTACAGTAAATATAGGGATTTCAGTAAATAAACTTTTGGCTAAACAGGCAAGTGAATTCCAAAAGCCTAATAAAGTACATACACTTTTTCCAAATGAAATAAAAGATAAGCTTTGGCCACTGCCTGTTGAAGAACTGTTTATGGTAGGATTAAAGACTAAGAAAAAACTTAATAAAATAGGAATATATACTATAGGGGATTTGGCAAACAGCGACTATAATCTTATTTTATCGAAGTTTAAATCTCATGGAAGATTAATATATAGGTACGCTTGGGGAATAGATTATTCAAATATAAAATATACGAATTATATACCTTTTAAAAGTGTAGGGAATGGAAGTACACTTTCTTTTGATGTAAATGATAGGCAAACAGCTTATAAAATACTTTTGAGTTTAACAGAAACAACTACTAGAAGACTTAGGCAGGCAAATATGCAGTGTAGTGTAGTATCTATTGGGCTAAAAACATCTGAATTTAGTTATTTAAGTCATCAGAAAAAACTACTATCTCCTACAAATTCAACAAATGAAGTATATGAAGTAACTAAAGCTTTATTTGATGAGTTATGGGACGGTTCATATATAAGATATTTTAATGTAAGATTGTCAGAACTTATTTCGGATGATATAACTCAGCTTACGATATTTGATAGAAATGACAGACAAAAACTTGAAAAACTAGATAGGGCAGTAGATTTTATAAGAGATAAATATGGAGATAAGGCAGTAATGAGAGCGACATTTTTACATAGTGGTCTTAAATCTATGGTGGGTGGTTTTGGAGCAGAGGAATATCCTGTTATGACGAGTATGCTTTGA
- a CDS encoding HD-GYP domain-containing protein gives MRFMPVVYVREGAKLGKHIYDDEGRILLKKGATLTRKILNRINEMGIRSVYIDDEFSDVELEDVIKPELRNKAISAVKEAFAHFEKFTKYMNENPIQNKSQIKKFNQKRDEYLQFLGKISEDIINDILSNKHVIVNLIDIKSTDNYTYQHCINVAVLSLVLGIEMKLNKGELKNLCLGAMLHDIGKTIIPKEILLKKGKLTKEEFEIIKEHAAKGYEYLKTSIDIPGTARIITLQHHEKVDGSGYPQGLSGNEINKLSKIVAIADVYDALTSDRPYRQAMPPNEALEYIYANGGSHFDFEMVKTFSSKIIPYPVGTLVKLSNGEIAVVEDIMPNFPLRPKVRIISNDNGKVIDLMKEKNLVITGIQYEAPAS, from the coding sequence ATGAGATTTATGCCTGTAGTATATGTACGAGAAGGTGCTAAATTAGGAAAACATATATATGATGATGAAGGAAGAATCTTACTGAAAAAAGGTGCTACTCTTACAAGAAAAATTTTAAACAGAATTAACGAAATGGGCATACGCTCAGTGTATATTGACGATGAATTTTCCGACGTCGAGCTTGAAGATGTAATAAAGCCCGAATTAAGAAATAAGGCTATTTCTGCAGTAAAAGAAGCTTTTGCTCATTTCGAAAAGTTTACTAAGTATATGAATGAAAATCCAATCCAAAACAAATCTCAAATAAAAAAGTTCAATCAAAAAAGAGATGAATATCTACAATTTTTAGGAAAAATTTCAGAAGATATCATTAATGATATCCTTTCAAACAAACATGTTATAGTAAACTTGATAGATATAAAAAGTACAGATAATTATACATATCAGCATTGTATCAATGTTGCAGTACTATCTTTAGTTCTTGGTATTGAAATGAAGCTAAACAAAGGAGAGCTTAAAAATCTTTGTTTAGGAGCAATGCTACATGATATCGGTAAAACCATTATTCCTAAAGAAATTTTATTAAAGAAAGGAAAATTGACAAAAGAAGAGTTTGAAATTATAAAAGAACACGCAGCTAAAGGTTACGAATATCTTAAAACTAGTATAGACATACCTGGAACTGCAAGAATTATTACCCTTCAACATCATGAAAAAGTAGACGGTTCGGGATATCCTCAAGGTCTATCAGGCAATGAAATAAATAAATTGTCAAAAATAGTTGCCATAGCAGATGTGTATGATGCTTTAACTTCAGATAGACCATATAGACAAGCTATGCCGCCAAATGAAGCTTTAGAATATATATATGCAAATGGTGGAAGTCACTTTGATTTTGAAATGGTAAAAACTTTTTCTAGCAAAATTATTCCTTATCCTGTTGGAACTCTTGTTAAATTAAGTAATGGAGAAATTGCAGTAGTCGAAGATATTATGCCAAATTTCCCATTAAGACCAAAGGTAAGAATAATTTCAAATGATAATGGAAAAGTTATTGATTTAATGAAGGAAAAAAATTTAGTTATAACAGGAATACAATATGAAGCTCCTGCTTCTTAA
- a CDS encoding glycosyl hydrolase family 18 protein, producing the protein MLKKGLIFAFIVTIMTVLSVLGLLYFKSYEPQNIAKAYPQNEANIVIEDIALKSDVYSVIEGDRIYIPVDIIREYLNSGIVLDEDDNRLYLEIKNPIFNLETQKLDNMIKDGVKLNFLTVNIDGKQYLNIRGLEKIFDINVNYIQETNTLIIDRLKDIIKVGKIRSNTYLRPKKSSFSFVMDKLQEGDEVIVFEENEKWLKVRTQKGYVGYVQNKVVDIKVENVKIDRKINNIRQNVKIDGKINLVWDYVYKYSKDLSKENKIEGLDIISPTWFSIDSNGYIINNGDFSYVNQAHKKGYKVWALIDNQFNRDLTKQFLKSGQAQENLIKQLVVYSSIYDLDGINIDFENVYYEDKDKLTEFVKKLTEALKQQNIIVSMDMTIPSTNPNWSKFYDRKKLSKILDYCIVMTYDEHWATSPKSGSVASIGWVINGIENSLKYIPKEKLIMGLPFYTRQWEEYKDNTGRLRVKSKVLTMEDVEKIIKENNLEVIWLKEAGQYYTEYFREGKKYRIWIEDDKSIELKAKMVYRYDLAGVASWRKGFEKESIWTVLNDIIKLNNKDIGISVISFNGLN; encoded by the coding sequence ATGCTAAAAAAAGGACTAATATTTGCATTTATAGTTACTATTATGACAGTTTTATCTGTATTAGGGTTATTGTACTTTAAGTCATATGAGCCCCAGAATATCGCTAAGGCCTATCCTCAAAATGAAGCTAATATTGTGATAGAAGATATAGCACTTAAATCAGATGTATATTCTGTGATAGAAGGCGATAGAATATATATTCCTGTTGACATTATAAGAGAGTATTTAAATTCAGGTATTGTGTTAGATGAAGATGACAATAGGTTATATTTAGAAATTAAGAATCCTATATTTAATCTTGAGACACAAAAGTTAGATAATATGATTAAAGACGGTGTGAAGCTAAATTTTCTTACAGTTAATATAGATGGTAAACAGTATTTAAATATTCGAGGGCTTGAAAAAATATTTGATATAAATGTAAATTATATTCAAGAAACCAATACTTTAATAATAGACAGACTCAAAGATATTATTAAAGTTGGGAAGATTAGGTCTAATACCTATCTTAGACCTAAAAAATCTTCTTTTAGTTTTGTAATGGACAAGCTTCAAGAAGGCGACGAAGTAATAGTTTTTGAAGAAAATGAAAAATGGCTTAAAGTAAGGACGCAAAAAGGTTATGTAGGATATGTTCAAAATAAGGTAGTTGATATAAAAGTAGAGAATGTGAAGATAGATAGAAAAATTAATAATATTAGACAGAATGTAAAGATAGATGGAAAAATAAATTTAGTTTGGGATTATGTGTATAAGTATTCTAAAGATTTATCAAAGGAAAATAAGATAGAAGGACTAGATATAATATCTCCAACTTGGTTTTCGATTGATTCAAATGGGTATATAATAAACAACGGAGATTTTAGTTATGTTAATCAAGCACATAAAAAAGGATATAAAGTATGGGCTCTTATAGATAATCAGTTTAATAGGGATTTAACAAAACAATTTTTGAAAAGTGGACAAGCACAAGAAAATTTAATAAAGCAATTAGTTGTATATTCAAGTATATATGATTTAGATGGAATAAATATAGATTTTGAAAATGTATATTATGAAGATAAAGATAAACTTACAGAATTTGTAAAAAAGCTTACTGAAGCTTTGAAGCAGCAGAACATAATAGTTTCTATGGATATGACTATACCTTCAACAAATCCAAATTGGTCTAAGTTTTATGATAGAAAAAAATTAAGCAAAATATTAGATTATTGTATAGTTATGACCTATGATGAACATTGGGCAACAAGTCCTAAAAGTGGTTCTGTAGCTTCAATAGGATGGGTAATAAATGGAATAGAAAATAGTCTTAAATATATACCAAAAGAAAAGCTAATAATGGGATTACCTTTTTATACAAGACAGTGGGAAGAATATAAAGATAATACAGGAAGACTTAGAGTTAAATCAAAGGTATTAACTATGGAAGATGTAGAAAAGATAATAAAAGAGAACAATCTAGAAGTAATTTGGCTAAAAGAGGCAGGACAGTATTATACAGAATACTTCAGAGAAGGGAAAAAATATAGAATATGGATAGAAGATGATAAATCTATAGAGCTTAAAGCTAAGATGGTTTACAGATATGATTTAGCAGGTGTTGCAAGTTGGAGAAAGGGGTTTGAAAAAGAAAGTATTTGGACAGTTTTAAATGATATTATAAAAT
- a CDS encoding flavodoxin family protein, whose product MDDRQLKKLVIYYSLEGNTEFIAENIADVINADILKLKTEKEISTHGLMRYFLGGKQVVLKEKPKLFPLDKNPDNYDVIFIGTPVWAGTYAPAFNTFFDTIKLKDKYIALFCCYSGKSSSTFKNMRKELKDNQILGEIGFRDPLKYDKEQNANKVRQWAEDIISKINK is encoded by the coding sequence ATGGATGATAGACAATTAAAAAAGCTAGTGATTTATTATTCTCTAGAAGGAAATACAGAATTTATAGCTGAAAATATTGCAGATGTGATTAATGCAGATATTTTAAAATTAAAGACTGAAAAAGAAATTAGTACTCATGGGCTTATGAGATATTTTTTGGGTGGGAAACAGGTTGTTTTAAAAGAAAAGCCTAAATTATTTCCTCTTGATAAAAATCCTGATAATTATGACGTGATTTTTATAGGCACACCTGTATGGGCTGGTACTTATGCTCCAGCTTTTAATACATTTTTTGATACCATTAAACTAAAAGACAAGTATATAGCGTTATTTTGCTGTTATAGTGGCAAAAGCTCAAGCACTTTTAAAAATATGAGAAAAGAATTAAAGGATAACCAGATACTAGGGGAAATAGGTTTTAGAGATCCATTAAAATATGATAAAGAACAAAATGCAAATAAAGTTAGACAATGGGCTGAAGATATAATTTCAAAGATTAATAAATAA